A DNA window from Jaculus jaculus isolate mJacJac1 chromosome 1, mJacJac1.mat.Y.cur, whole genome shotgun sequence contains the following coding sequences:
- the Mc1r gene encoding melanocyte-stimulating hormone receptor, which produces MSTHGLQKSLLLDLLNSTLMATSNLTLASNQTGPWCLQVFIPDGLFFSLGLVSMVENVLVVVAIAKNRNLHSPMYCFICCLALSDLLVSTSIVLETTIILLLQAGALVTRAAVAQQLDNVIDVLICSSMVSSLCFLGAIAVDRYISIFYALRYHSIVTLPRARWAVAAIWVASISSSTLCIAYYNHTVVLLCLVTFFLALLVLMAVLYAHMLMRASQHARDIARFQRQRPTRQGFCLKGAITLTILLGIFLLCWGPFFLHLTLIILCPKHPTCSCIFKNFNLFLTLIIFSSIIDPLIYAFRSQELRTTLREVLLCSW; this is translated from the coding sequence ATGTCCACACATGGGCTCCAGAAGAGCCTGCTGCTGGATTTGCTCAACTCCACCCTTATGGCTACTTCCAACCTCACATTGGCCAGTAACCAGACAGGACCCTGGTGCCTGCAGGTGTTCATACCAGATGGCCTCTTCTTCAGCCTGGGGCTGGTGAGCATGGTGGAGAACGTGCTGGTGGTGGTTGCCATTGCCAAGAACCGCAACCTGCATTCGCCAATGTACTGCTTCATCTGCTGCCTGGCCCTGTCGGACTTGCTGGTGAGCACAAGCATTGTGTTGGAGACCACCATCATCCTGCTACTACAGGCGGGGGCCTTGGTGACCAGGGCTGCCGTGGCGCAGCAGCTGGACAATGTAATCGACGTGCTTATCTGCAGCTCCATGGTGTCCAGTCTCTGCTTTCTTGGAGCCATTGCTGTGGACCGCTACATCTCCATCTTCTACGCTTTGCGTTATCACAGCATTGTGACGCTGCCCCGGGCACGATGGGCCGTCGCTGCCATCTGGGTGGCCAGCATCTCCTCCAGCACCCTCTGCATCGCCTACTACAACCACACAGTGGTTCTGCTCTGCCTCGTCACCTTCTTCCTAGCCCTGCTGGTGCTCATGGCAGTTCTGTACGCCCATATGCTCATGCGGGCTAGTCAGCACGCCCGGGACATTGCCCGGTTTCAGAGGCAGCGCCCTACTCGCCAGGGCTTCTGCCTCAAGGGGGCCATCACCCTCACTATCCTGCTGGGCATTTTCCTCCTGTGTTGGGGCCCCTTCTTTCTACACCTTACACTCATCATCCTGTGCCCCAAGCACCCCACCTGCAGCTGCATCTTCAAGAACTTCAACCTCTTCCTCACCTTGATCATCTTCAGCTCCATCATCGACCCCCTCATCTACGCCTTCCGCAGCCAGGAGCTCCGCACAACGCTCAGGGAGGTGCTGCTGTGCTCCTGGTGA